The DNA segment TACACACGCAATTTTCACACACccctatttttattttacttcCAATATTAGGTCCatactaaataaaaaaatatatatatatatgtatatatatatataacattatgCTTATACTACGTGAAATGGTCTTATTAATTTAgttaaaattgtatatatgttaacattttattttttataaattaagaACTTATCAAAAAGGCATACCGAGATAATCATTTATATGATACACACTCTCTGTATTTAATTCGTTTTTTTTGCCTTTTTTTTACCTTTTTTTTGCCTTTATTTTGCCTTTTTTTTGCCTTTTTTTTTACCTTTTTTTTGCCTTTTTTTTGCCTTTTTTTGCCTTTTTTTTGCCTTTTTTTgcctttttttttcgtttccatttttttaagCAGCGCTAAGTGCATGCCCCACTACtgtattttgaaaaaaaaaatggcttcaaataataatatgcaaaatttttatatcaatgaaaatgaaatattaagTCCAACTAAAAGGGGTATAAAGCTTGATGTTagtaaattaaatatttttaatttttcaaatttgaCAAAAAAACAAGAAGAGATAAAAGAAAATTCTTCACAAacttatcaaaaaaataatagttaCACACAAAATGCTTACAAAGAattaaatgaagaaaaaaataaaactattgAAAATAACATtaacaatttaaataatgtaaCAATAAATTCGACCTTTAcagtaaataaaaaaaaaaaaaaaaaaaaaaaaaaaaataataaatataatttggaTAACTCATCTGATTCGTCATCCAATTCGTCACCCGATTTGTCATCCGATTCGTCAGCTTCTTTTCCTCTTCACACTGtctcaaaaaataaagtaaaaaataaagtatcAAATAAGGTACcaaataaagtaaaaaataaggtaccaaataaagtaaaaaataaggtgccaaataaagtaaaaaataaggtgccaaataaagtaaaaaaacaaattctAAGTAGCACTGATACAGATACTTCTACTAGTACTGATAATCAAAGCGAAACAGACAGTGATTGTATACTTATTTTTAAATcacaaaatttaaaaaaaaataaaaacaataaaatcgAAGAGGACGAAATGGTAATGACCCTAAGAAATAGAACAGCTAGcgataaaaataacaaacaaaatgggaaaaataataaaactgaTAGGAAAACCTTAAGAAGTGACATACTAAATGATACACGAAAAAATACCAAATTAGTTAAAGagaaaaatgaagaaaaaaaaaatcttaaattaacaaaatcaaaaatttcacccaaaagaaaatattccCATCTTTCAAAAGATaatgatacatataaaaatgattctaaaaaattaaaaaaaaaaaatatgaacataaGTAGTGACACAGACAGCTATACCAATTCATCATCTTCTCAATCAGATAcaaacaataaatataaaaaaaataccaaaatggatgaaaaaaatcttaaaaaaaaattgtacaCAAATACAGAGGTAgaaaaaatcataaaatcTAATCACATAAAATTAGTAAAAGATAATTCTTGTGAATATCAAAATGGGGTTATATATGAAAGCCTCatcataaataatgataaatattCAATGGGTGATgatgttataattttttgtgaAACAGATTCTAAAAAAAGTAATGTTACTCAAATGTATCAACTAAAAAAAGGAAGAATTTCGGGCTTTTATAAAAGTAATGAGAATACCAAAATACAAACagaaatatgtatatattatgataaaaacgatcaaatatatatagatcatataaataaaatatcaaaaataagaAGATCTAGAGAAAGTTTTGAAGATATAATCGATAATAAATCACaagaattttatttattaggAAATATCGAATTTATAATGTTAGATTccaaattaatttataaaaaaattattatttataatgaaaaaaatacattttataatgataaaaaattaaaaagtggaatcgataaatttttatgtacaaattatataaaaggaaaagatgaaaaattatttgaaattCAAGATAAACAACATTGGGAAGATTTAATTATGGGTTCTagtaatttatattattattattcaaatggaaataataataaaaaaaaaattat comes from the Plasmodium yoelii strain 17X genome assembly, chromosome: 6 genome and includes:
- a CDS encoding origin recognition complex subunit 1, putative, which codes for MPHYCILKKKMASNNNMQNFYINENEILSPTKRGIKLDVSKLNIFNFSNLTKKQEEIKENSSQTYQKNNSYTQNAYKELNEEKNKTIENNINNLNNVTINSTFTVNKKKKKKKKKNNKYNLDNSSDSSSNSSPDLSSDSSASFPLHTVSKNKVKNKVSNKVPNKVKNKVPNKVKNKVPNKVKNKVPNKVKKQILSSTDTDTSTSTDNQSETDSDCILIFKSQNLKKNKNNKIEEDEMVMTLRNRTASDKNNKQNGKNNKTDRKTLRSDILNDTRKNTKLVKEKNEEKKNLKLTKSKISPKRKYSHLSKDNDTYKNDSKKLKKKNMNISSDTDSYTNSSSSQSDTNNKYKKNTKMDEKNLKKKLYTNTEVEKIIKSNHIKLVKDNSCEYQNGVIYESLIINNDKYSMGDDVIIFCETDSKKSNVTQMYQLKKGRISGFYKSNENTKIQTEICIYYDKNDQIYIDHINKISKIRRSRESFEDIIDNKSQEFYLLGNIEFIMLDSKLIYKKIIIYNEKNTFYNDKKLKSGIDKFLCTNYIKGKDEKLFEIQDKQHWEDLIMGSSNLYYYYSNGNNNKKKIIIPTLDKLKIHEHISNNSKTRNTTKHATTYSETKLVNTSKTTTNKMKKEKDGNFDKAFKEFIKQDQEVYYTNLLNSITHPTDRAIRMMQLDVVPKYLPCREKEIKEVHGFLESGIKQSGSNQILYISGMPGTGKTATVYSVIQLLKNKSNKKLLPPFNVYEINGMNVVHPNAAYQVFYKQLFNSKPPNALSSFKIIDRLFNKNKKDNRNVSILIIDEIDYLITKTQKVLFTLFDWPTKVNSKLILIAISNTMDLPERLIPRCRSRLAFGRLVFSPYKGDEIEKIIKERLNNCKDIIDHTAIQLCARKVANVSGDIRKALQICRKAFENKRGQKIVPRDIIEATNQLFDSPLTNAINYLPWAFKMFLTCVIIELKIINEFIIPYKKVGNRYKVMIQTSGKCIGMYNDVELFKIMIDKLVKMGILLVRPYIPLDSIAKNKNKEALLGFNEHDKKNSENKFYKTKVSPEIDQESGDMGLELNVEPQLVITALMKDPECAQKLNFY